One Nostoc sp. TCL26-01 genomic window carries:
- a CDS encoding four helix bundle protein, with product MEREAIKNHKDLRVYQTAFDAAMKIFEVSKKFLVEERYSLTDQIRRSSRSVCANFAEAWRKRRYEAAFVAKLNDCEAEAAETQTWIEFAVKCNYINVEIGRELYGTYNRVLSGLVTMINNPTPWLIKR from the coding sequence ATGGAAAGAGAAGCAATTAAGAATCACAAAGATTTAAGGGTTTATCAAACAGCTTTTGATGCTGCGATGAAAATATTTGAGGTGTCTAAAAAGTTTCTTGTTGAGGAACGATATTCACTGACTGACCAAATTCGTCGGTCGTCGCGGTCTGTATGTGCCAATTTTGCAGAAGCATGGCGAAAACGTCGATACGAAGCGGCATTTGTTGCCAAGCTGAATGATTGTGAGGCTGAAGCGGCTGAAACTCAGACTTGGATTGAATTTGCTGTTAAATGCAATTACATAAATGTTGAAATTGGTAGAGAACTTTATGGTACTTACAACCGCGTTTTATCTGGTTTGGTGACTATGATTAACAACCCAACACCTTGGTTGATAAAGCGTTAA
- a CDS encoding tyrosine-type recombinase/integrase, which translates to MTPIHPENLSVLENSLALAIGEDFSLENDPDVIGQLIGDKRSLNTKREYQKDLKDFFLFVAKKEPSRDLVLEFLHLEQRHAVAVVLKYKAHLIKKKLAEATVNRRLSAIKSMVEMGRRLGVCNFHVDDVKGERVETYRDTTGISATDYAQVIALVDQNTLKGKRDYAILRLLWDNGLRRNEIVNLNVSDFNPKEKTLFILGKGKGSQKDILDLSDKTALAIADWIKASKKKRGDNPLFTVLAYHKNGARLTGEAMRRLVDGLCKEAGITKKMSPHRIRHSAITTVLDLNNGNYRATQRFSRHAQVQTVLKYDDNRQRLQKQMSDSISELI; encoded by the coding sequence ATGACACCGATCCACCCTGAAAATCTTAGTGTTCTAGAAAATTCACTGGCGTTAGCGATCGGCGAGGACTTTTCTTTAGAGAATGACCCCGATGTAATTGGGCAGTTGATTGGAGATAAGCGATCGCTCAACACCAAGCGCGAATACCAGAAAGACCTGAAAGATTTTTTCTTATTCGTTGCCAAAAAAGAACCCAGCCGCGACTTAGTTCTAGAGTTTCTGCACCTGGAACAGCGTCACGCGGTTGCTGTGGTTCTTAAGTACAAAGCGCACCTGATCAAGAAAAAGCTGGCTGAAGCTACGGTGAACCGTCGCCTTAGTGCTATCAAGTCAATGGTGGAGATGGGGCGACGGCTGGGAGTTTGCAATTTCCATGTCGATGATGTCAAAGGTGAAAGGGTCGAAACCTACCGGGACACTACAGGTATTTCCGCTACTGACTATGCCCAAGTTATAGCACTGGTTGACCAGAACACCCTTAAGGGCAAGCGTGACTATGCCATTCTGCGGTTACTTTGGGATAATGGCTTGCGCCGCAATGAGATAGTCAACTTAAATGTGAGTGATTTTAACCCCAAGGAGAAAACGCTTTTTATTCTGGGTAAGGGCAAGGGTAGCCAGAAGGATATTCTTGACCTATCGGATAAAACTGCATTGGCGATCGCCGACTGGATTAAGGCAAGTAAGAAAAAACGTGGTGATAATCCGCTTTTTACTGTGCTGGCCTATCACAAAAATGGAGCAAGATTAACCGGGGAGGCAATGAGGCGATTGGTGGATGGGTTATGTAAGGAAGCCGGAATTACTAAGAAGATGTCACCCCATCGCATCCGCCACAGTGCGATTACTACAGTTTTGGATCTCAATAATGGCAACTATCGTGCTACCCAGCGATTCAGCAGACACGCCCAAGTGCAGACGGTATTGAAATATGATGATAACCGCCAGCGTTTACAAAAGCAGATGAGTGACTCAATATCAGAACTTATTTAG
- a CDS encoding DUF4365 domain-containing protein yields MDINQQKEQFSITYVRAIAAVAGYSLYRPEVDNDSVDLGIVSRGGTGKILSPRLELQLKCTAREILEENYIKYPLNLKNYNDLKINALVPRILVVVLVPEKITDWIKQTEEELCLRYCAYWISLRGMPDTENTTNVTIEIPRSNQLTPDALQAIIQRISFGGLP; encoded by the coding sequence ATGGATATTAATCAACAAAAAGAACAATTTAGTATCACCTATGTTAGAGCCATCGCCGCCGTTGCAGGTTATTCTTTATATAGACCAGAAGTTGATAACGACAGCGTAGATTTAGGCATAGTTAGCAGAGGTGGCACAGGTAAAATCCTTTCTCCTAGACTAGAACTACAACTAAAATGTACAGCCAGAGAGATTCTTGAGGAAAACTATATTAAATATCCCCTCAATCTCAAAAATTATAATGATTTAAAAATCAATGCTCTTGTCCCTCGAATCTTAGTAGTTGTTTTAGTTCCCGAAAAAATAACAGATTGGATAAAACAAACAGAAGAAGAACTATGTCTTCGATATTGTGCTTACTGGATATCCTTGCGCGGGATGCCAGACACCGAAAACACAACCAATGTTACTATTGAAATACCCCGTAGTAATCAGTTGACACCTGATGCACTCCAAGCCATCATTCAACGTATTAGTTTTGGAGGATTGCCATGA
- a CDS encoding mevalonate kinase produces MRIFVPGRLCLFGEHSDWAGEYRRINPKIEKGYTLIVGTNQGIYADIKPNSTELIIRPCLNDGRHYEPLRLPMESHTLLCVAQKGGFFSYAAGTAYQFLTHYGVGGLEVDNYLTDLPIQKGLSSSAAFCVLMARAFNRLYDLKMTIREEMELAYQGERTTPSLCGRMDQACAYGNRPILMIFDGEQINIRELTVSKDLFFVIVDLGSSKDTQEILRRLNECYPVATNPIGENVQKYLGSISAEITQTAVEAIQLGDAQLLGALMTKAQAEFDQYVVPACPEELTAKKLHLLLNHEPLFPYIFGGKGVGSQGDGTAQLIVNSQESQTKAIEIIQRDFPQMQALQLTISR; encoded by the coding sequence ATGAGAATTTTTGTTCCAGGTCGTCTTTGTTTATTTGGAGAACACAGCGATTGGGCAGGAGAATATCGGCGGATTAACCCTAAGATCGAAAAGGGCTATACCTTAATTGTTGGTACTAATCAAGGAATTTATGCCGATATCAAACCTAATTCAACTGAGTTAATTATTCGTCCTTGTCTCAACGATGGTAGGCATTATGAACCGCTCAGATTACCTATGGAATCTCATACCCTTTTATGCGTGGCTCAAAAGGGCGGTTTTTTTAGTTATGCTGCTGGTACAGCTTATCAATTTCTTACTCATTATGGTGTTGGTGGACTTGAAGTTGATAATTATCTAACCGACTTACCCATCCAAAAGGGATTATCTTCAAGTGCTGCTTTTTGCGTTCTCATGGCGAGAGCATTTAATCGTCTGTACGACTTGAAGATGACAATTCGGGAAGAAATGGAGTTGGCATACCAAGGAGAAAGAACCACCCCTAGTCTTTGTGGTCGGATGGATCAGGCTTGTGCTTATGGAAATCGCCCAATCTTGATGATATTTGATGGGGAACAAATCAACATCAGAGAGCTTACAGTTAGCAAAGATTTGTTTTTTGTAATTGTGGATCTCGGAAGCAGCAAGGACACACAAGAAATACTCAGACGATTGAATGAGTGTTATCCAGTAGCTACTAATCCAATAGGGGAAAATGTTCAAAAATATTTGGGTTCCATTAGCGCGGAAATTACCCAAACGGCAGTTGAAGCCATACAACTCGGAGATGCCCAACTTCTTGGGGCTTTAATGACAAAAGCCCAAGCTGAATTTGATCAGTACGTAGTTCCGGCTTGTCCAGAAGAATTAACTGCAAAGAAGCTGCATCTCCTTCTAAATCACGAGCCTCTTTTTCCTTACATCTTTGGAGGAAAAGGCGTTGGTTCTCAGGGTGATGGTACTGCACAACTGATTGTTAACTCTCAAGAAAGTCAAACAAAAGCTATCGAAATTATTCAGCGCGATTTTCCACAAATGCAAGCGTTACAGTTAACTATTTCAAGATGA
- a CDS encoding type I restriction enzyme endonuclease domain-containing protein, producing the protein MQTIRSKVTNDCTVKESVKTNLRRLVKRLLRKYDYLY; encoded by the coding sequence GTGCAAACAATCCGCAGCAAAGTCACCAATGACTGTACTGTGAAAGAGAGTGTTAAGACTAATCTACGAAGGTTAGTCAAGCGTCTGCTGCGGAAATATGATTATCTTTACTAA
- a CDS encoding Nif11-like leader peptide family natural product precursor, whose protein sequence is MTQQNAAQLLKAVKENQALKQRLKATENPEAFIKIAQESGYDFSKEELEREISKLSDEDLAAIINPGWGTRRHIHPR, encoded by the coding sequence ATGACACAGCAAAATGCTGCCCAACTTTTAAAGGCGGTGAAGGAAAATCAAGCATTAAAACAAAGACTAAAAGCAACAGAGAACCCAGAAGCCTTTATTAAGATTGCTCAAGAGAGTGGCTATGACTTCTCAAAGGAAGAACTAGAGAGAGAAATTAGCAAATTATCAGATGAAGATTTGGCAGCCATTATCAATCCAGGCTGGGGAACTAGACGACACATTCATCCTAGATAA
- a CDS encoding PIN domain-containing protein has protein sequence MSKQYKIYLDACCLNRPFDDQTQSRIYLEAQAVLTILNQCQLATWKLINSSALIAELNQTPNLERLQNVKKLLDIAKIKVINSAFIENRAAELQKLGFSSYDAAHIASAERSQADVFLTTDDRLFKKAQKNSQLINVLINNPVQWLAFVIQAEESNDENPK, from the coding sequence ATGAGCAAACAATATAAAATCTATCTTGACGCTTGTTGTTTGAATCGTCCGTTTGATGACCAGACACAATCCCGTATTTATTTAGAAGCACAGGCAGTTCTGACAATTCTGAATCAATGTCAATTAGCGACTTGGAAACTTATTAACAGCAGTGCTTTAATCGCCGAATTAAACCAAACACCTAATTTAGAAAGACTACAAAACGTCAAAAAACTACTCGACATTGCTAAAATCAAAGTTATTAATAGTGCCTTCATTGAAAATCGAGCCGCCGAACTCCAAAAATTAGGATTCTCTAGTTATGATGCCGCCCACATCGCCAGCGCAGAAAGAAGTCAGGCTGATGTATTTCTCACAACAGATGACAGACTCTTCAAAAAAGCTCAAAAAAACTCTCAATTAATTAACGTTTTGATTAATAATCCCGTTCAATGGCTGGCATTCGTAATACAAGCCGAGGAAAGCAATGATGAAAACCCAAAATGA
- a CDS encoding PAP/fibrillin family protein, with the protein MIKDDATRLSLKTELLQRVEVLGLQQALFPSTEESIDEIVRQLESLNPTEHPLNPKHLPLLLGDWQLLYASRGTVVTRPLASLPNFGGGIKIKRVWQKLVASDAGNILASNSANFDLPLLGEWKVQADGVWIWATDEQTAKVSFSSFSVQATKPLGLSGWNLPELKIPVLEFLRNEAVWITSYLDEEMRVGRGATGNLFVFRRENYL; encoded by the coding sequence ATGATCAAGGATGACGCAACAAGACTTTCCTTAAAAACCGAACTACTGCAACGAGTAGAAGTATTAGGGTTGCAGCAAGCCTTATTTCCATCAACAGAAGAATCAATAGATGAAATTGTGCGGCAGTTGGAGAGTCTCAATCCAACAGAACACCCACTTAATCCCAAGCATCTCCCTTTGCTACTTGGGGACTGGCAATTGTTGTACGCCTCCAGGGGTACAGTAGTTACACGCCCCCTTGCATCACTACCAAATTTTGGGGGAGGAATTAAAATCAAACGGGTGTGGCAAAAGTTGGTTGCAAGCGATGCCGGAAATATCTTGGCTTCTAACAGTGCCAATTTTGACTTACCACTGCTAGGAGAGTGGAAAGTGCAAGCTGATGGAGTATGGATATGGGCTACAGATGAGCAAACCGCCAAGGTAAGCTTTAGCTCATTTTCTGTACAAGCAACAAAACCCTTGGGGTTGTCGGGTTGGAATTTACCTGAGTTGAAAATCCCAGTCCTGGAATTCCTACGGAATGAGGCTGTATGGATAACTTCTTACTTAGACGAAGAAATGAGAGTAGGGCGAGGTGCAACTGGGAATTTGTTTGTGTTTCGGCGTGAGAATTATCTGTGA